The Cellulomonas fulva genome includes a window with the following:
- a CDS encoding ABC transporter substrate-binding protein — protein sequence MHTRKTTTVLVTTAVLGLALTACSSGGGDGDASEPTETAGSGELTISALNSDKAALEASIAAFEKQYPDIKVTTTWADTDQYQPTLRTQLTGGTAADVVQIWPGAGNSAAISVLAPAGFLEDLSGRDWAADVPDGLKPVLENEDGLYGLAVTVSGLGAVFNDQALADVGATPPTTWSEVLDLCQTAKDAGKVAFALGVQDSWVGQLIPYSLAPEMVYTADPEMDSGATEYTAPHFAGSAWTDVLAKYDEMTQAGCFNEGVGGTDYNTTVSMAATGDALGIVNGNWAIQALTEAAPEGATFSLHAMPASDDTEATRMAAAASGTYGVNADAANKANALAFMDFLASAEGTNAFAEVNAGLPGIPNDQFELAESLQDLGDYFNGGKTYPFMDQLWPNPDVQTALLTGVQGIFDGSQTSDDVLEAMDQAWEQGPA from the coding sequence ATGCACACCAGGAAGACGACGACCGTCCTCGTCACGACCGCGGTGCTCGGCCTCGCGCTCACCGCCTGCAGCAGCGGCGGCGGTGACGGCGACGCGAGCGAGCCCACCGAGACCGCGGGATCGGGTGAGCTCACGATCTCCGCCCTCAACTCGGACAAGGCCGCGCTCGAGGCGTCGATCGCGGCGTTCGAGAAGCAGTACCCGGACATCAAGGTCACGACGACGTGGGCGGACACCGACCAGTACCAGCCGACGCTGCGCACGCAGCTCACGGGCGGCACCGCCGCGGACGTCGTGCAGATCTGGCCGGGCGCCGGCAACTCGGCGGCGATCTCCGTGCTCGCCCCCGCGGGCTTCCTCGAGGACCTCTCCGGCCGCGACTGGGCCGCCGACGTGCCCGACGGGCTCAAGCCCGTGCTCGAGAACGAGGACGGTCTCTACGGCCTCGCCGTGACGGTCAGCGGCCTCGGTGCGGTCTTCAACGACCAGGCGCTCGCCGACGTGGGCGCCACGCCGCCCACCACGTGGTCCGAGGTGCTGGACCTGTGCCAGACGGCCAAGGACGCGGGCAAGGTCGCGTTTGCGCTCGGCGTGCAGGACTCGTGGGTCGGCCAGCTGATCCCCTACTCGCTGGCTCCCGAGATGGTCTACACCGCGGACCCCGAGATGGACAGCGGAGCGACCGAATACACGGCCCCGCACTTTGCCGGCTCGGCGTGGACGGACGTGCTCGCCAAGTACGACGAGATGACGCAGGCCGGCTGCTTCAACGAGGGCGTCGGCGGCACGGACTACAACACGACCGTCTCGATGGCGGCGACCGGCGACGCGCTCGGCATCGTCAACGGCAACTGGGCCATCCAGGCGCTGACCGAGGCCGCCCCCGAGGGCGCGACCTTCAGCCTGCACGCCATGCCCGCGTCCGACGACACCGAGGCCACCCGCATGGCCGCCGCCGCGTCCGGGACGTACGGCGTGAACGCCGACGCCGCGAACAAGGCCAACGCGCTCGCGTTCATGGACTTCCTGGCCTCGGCCGAGGGCACCAACGCGTTCGCCGAGGTCAACGCCGGCCTCCCGGGCATCCCGAACGACCAGTTCGAGCTGGCCGAGTCGCTGCAGGACCTGGGCGACTACTTCAACGGCGGCAAGACCTACCCCTTCATGGACCAGCTGTGGCCGAACCCCGACGTCCAGACCGCGCTGCTGACCGGCGTCCAGGGCATCTTCGACGGCTCGCAGACGTCCGACGACGTGCTCGAGGCGATGGACCAGGCCTGGGAGCAAGGTCCCGCCTGA
- a CDS encoding carbohydrate ABC transporter permease, whose product MNRRYTGRTFATEVGMVVVALVIAFPLYILVNLAFRDRSSQQSLLTPTSDPTWANFSTAWNDADLGKALLTSTFVTVVSVVIIVAVSALAAYVLARVTKRWSRLMFALFMVGLLLPFQLALLPLYSTIRDLGLIGSVWSLILFYSGLQVPFATFLYTGFLRALPLDYEEAAMLDGCSPLRAFTRVVFPLLRPITGTVIILNAVFVWNDFLTPLLYLSGSTTATMPLAISTFVAQYSSNYNVVFAGLLIGIIPVLVVYFAMQRSIIKGFSGGLKA is encoded by the coding sequence GTGAACCGCCGCTACACGGGTCGCACGTTCGCGACCGAGGTCGGGATGGTCGTGGTCGCGCTCGTGATCGCGTTCCCGCTCTACATCCTGGTCAACCTCGCGTTCCGGGACCGCTCGTCGCAGCAGTCCCTGCTCACGCCGACGTCGGACCCCACGTGGGCCAACTTCTCCACCGCGTGGAACGACGCGGACCTCGGCAAGGCGCTGCTCACCAGCACGTTCGTCACGGTCGTCAGCGTCGTGATCATCGTCGCGGTGTCCGCGCTCGCGGCCTACGTGCTGGCCCGCGTGACCAAGCGCTGGTCGCGGCTCATGTTCGCGCTGTTCATGGTCGGCCTGCTGCTGCCGTTCCAGCTCGCGCTGCTCCCGCTGTACTCGACCATCCGCGACCTCGGGCTGATCGGGTCGGTGTGGTCGCTGATCCTGTTCTACTCGGGCCTGCAGGTGCCGTTCGCGACGTTCCTCTACACCGGCTTCCTGCGCGCGCTGCCGCTGGACTACGAGGAGGCGGCGATGCTCGACGGCTGCTCGCCGCTCCGGGCGTTCACCCGCGTCGTGTTCCCGCTGCTGCGGCCCATCACGGGCACCGTCATCATCCTCAACGCCGTGTTCGTCTGGAACGACTTCCTCACGCCGCTGCTCTACCTGTCCGGGTCCACCACGGCCACCATGCCGCTCGCGATCTCCACCTTCGTGGCGCAGTACTCGTCGAACTACAACGTGGTCTTCGCCGGGCTGCTCATCGGGATCATCCCGGTGCTCGTCGTCTACTTCGCGATGCAGCGCTCGATCATCAAGGGCTTCAGCGGCGGCCTCAAGGCCTGA
- a CDS encoding carbohydrate ABC transporter permease, producing MTLPTHTEDDPTRSGRAGGAPEDGAGRPASRPARRRPDLLGRRSRAPWWFLLPGLALYAFVVLVPSVRGGVLAFTDWNGISETYDWIGFDNFVKLWNTEIARDALVRTVIIAVAVTIIQNAIGLLLALGVNSHIKSRNVLRVLLFAPAVLTPVVVAYLWRNLLAPTGAVNSFLDAVGLDGLQREWLGDSRYAMWSIVMIVVWQFAGYSMVIFLAGLQSIPQEIYEAAELDGASRFRRFTSIELPLLAPATTINLMLSIIGGIKLFDQVYATTGGGPANSTQTLSTLIYRYAFNSGQFAFAIALAVVLTLLVAVFAAAQYNLLRRAERKAS from the coding sequence ATGACCCTCCCCACGCACACCGAGGACGACCCGACGCGGTCGGGCCGGGCGGGCGGCGCACCCGAGGACGGGGCCGGCCGCCCCGCCTCGCGGCCTGCGCGGCGTCGGCCCGACCTGCTCGGCCGCCGGTCGCGCGCGCCGTGGTGGTTCCTGCTCCCCGGCCTCGCCCTGTACGCGTTCGTCGTGCTGGTGCCGAGCGTGCGCGGCGGCGTCCTGGCCTTCACGGACTGGAACGGCATCAGCGAGACCTACGACTGGATCGGCTTCGACAACTTCGTCAAGCTCTGGAACACCGAGATCGCCCGCGACGCGCTGGTGCGCACCGTGATCATCGCCGTCGCGGTGACGATCATCCAGAACGCGATCGGGCTGCTGCTCGCCCTCGGCGTCAACTCGCACATCAAGTCGCGCAACGTCCTGCGGGTGCTGCTGTTCGCGCCGGCGGTCCTCACGCCCGTCGTCGTCGCCTACCTGTGGCGCAACCTGCTGGCACCGACGGGCGCGGTCAACTCGTTCCTCGACGCGGTGGGCCTCGACGGGCTGCAGCGGGAGTGGCTCGGCGACTCGCGGTACGCGATGTGGTCGATCGTGATGATCGTCGTCTGGCAGTTCGCCGGGTACTCGATGGTGATCTTCCTGGCGGGCCTGCAGAGCATCCCGCAGGAGATCTACGAGGCCGCGGAGCTCGACGGCGCGAGCCGGTTCCGCCGCTTCACCTCGATCGAGCTCCCCCTGCTCGCCCCCGCCACCACGATCAACCTGATGCTGTCGATCATCGGCGGGATCAAGCTCTTCGACCAGGTCTACGCGACGACGGGCGGCGGGCCGGCGAACTCGACCCAGACGCTGTCCACCCTGATCTACCGCTACGCGTTCAACTCGGGCCAGTTCGCGTTCGCGATCGCGCTCGCGGTGGTCCTCACGCTGCTCGTCGCGGTGTTCGCCGCCGCGCAGTACAACCTGCTGCGCCGCGCGGAGAGGAAGGCGTCGTGA
- a CDS encoding LacI family DNA-binding transcriptional regulator, whose product MERAPSVVDVARVAGVSVGTVSNVLNRPQVVAAATRARVEKAIAELGFVRNAAARSLAAGSSRTIAFVAADLTNTFFLDLARGAEEILEKAELNLVLANCDSREDKQRAYLDLFEEERVAGLLVAPRQDLAGQVLGPRARGMRVVLLNAEPPEPGVCSVQTDNRAGGYLAARHLIELGRTRLLFAGARRFPAVVDRLEGARLAVAEAEGVTLEYLATVGVTTEDGRAVAESVLARDPAARPDGLLAGADLLALGVVQAAAADGSVAIPGDLAVVGYDNNRESWGSMTPLTTLDQAGVEMGREAARLLLEELREPAGHEHATVVMEPVLVPRASTLGHPGG is encoded by the coding sequence ATGGAGCGCGCGCCGAGCGTCGTGGACGTCGCCCGCGTCGCGGGCGTGTCGGTCGGCACCGTCTCCAACGTGCTGAACCGCCCCCAGGTCGTCGCCGCCGCGACGCGGGCTCGGGTCGAGAAGGCCATCGCCGAGCTCGGGTTCGTGCGGAACGCCGCGGCCCGCTCGCTCGCGGCCGGCTCGAGCCGCACGATCGCCTTCGTCGCGGCCGACCTCACGAACACCTTCTTCCTGGACCTCGCGCGCGGCGCGGAAGAGATCCTCGAGAAGGCCGAGCTCAACCTGGTCCTGGCCAACTGCGACTCGCGCGAGGACAAGCAGCGCGCGTACCTGGACCTGTTCGAGGAGGAGCGCGTCGCCGGGCTGCTGGTCGCACCGCGGCAGGACCTCGCGGGGCAGGTCCTGGGGCCCCGGGCGCGCGGGATGCGCGTGGTGCTGCTCAACGCGGAGCCGCCCGAGCCCGGGGTGTGCAGCGTGCAGACGGACAACCGCGCGGGCGGCTACCTCGCGGCCCGGCACCTGATCGAGCTCGGCCGCACACGGCTGCTGTTCGCCGGCGCGCGGCGGTTCCCCGCGGTCGTCGACCGGCTCGAGGGCGCGCGCCTCGCCGTCGCCGAGGCGGAGGGGGTGACGCTGGAGTACCTGGCGACGGTCGGGGTCACGACCGAGGACGGCCGCGCGGTCGCCGAGTCGGTGCTCGCGCGGGATCCCGCGGCGCGTCCCGACGGGCTGCTCGCCGGCGCCGACCTGCTCGCGCTCGGCGTGGTCCAGGCGGCCGCGGCGGACGGTTCGGTCGCGATCCCGGGCGACCTCGCGGTGGTCGGCTACGACAACAACCGCGAGTCGTGGGGCTCGATGACGCCCCTGACGACGCTCGACCAGGCCGGCGTCGAGATGGGGCGCGAGGCGGCGCGGCTGCTGCTCGAGGAGCTGCGCGAACCGGCAGGTCACGAGCACGCGACCGTCGTCATGGAGCCGGTGCTGGTGCCGCGCGCGAGCACCCTCGGCCACCCCGGGGGCTGA
- a CDS encoding beta-glucosidase, giving the protein MLDVLNRFTARDNPGDNPGDHPRVRRGRRAALVPLLAVGLVVPMVATTAEAHGRGPRDPAPVPAECPWMNTRLSPEDRAELLIDASSQHQLYRWLVEQPANNPTQTVFSGVEYPAQLPCTPKVTYADGPEGVRAGQGLTAFGSNIMLAATWDHDLAEDKGQAMGDEAFDKQRNGLLAPGIASGRTPLSGRTPEYLGEDSLLSGLLAARVVDGIQDDRDGKSVMAELKHFVANEQELDRQTSSSNLDERTLREVYALPYEIALSESDPANIMCAFNQINGQYACENDHVLNDILKDAWDYGGYVVSDFGAVHSTADALNNGLDQELNRPRFFTPALLDQALAAGDITQARIEDAAKRVLTAYIDKGLFDHPMPDVAVEDASTAAHKATALQIAQEGAVLLKNDRSALPLQVRRGQTIALIGPTASATPNAAGVSARSVCTMSFRGNPTQPCEDLVTPEAGLAERAARAGATVVVDDGSDPAAAAALAASADVAVVLGYQLAGEFADLTDLHLHGGGDALVDAVASANSNTVVVLQTGSAVEMPWLSKVRAVVEAWYTGEQMGPAIASVLFGDVNPSGKLPMTFPRSLADTPTAGSTAQYPGIFSDGSTTRPAGTNEIRQVDYAEGLEVGYRWYQQNDIDPLFEFGHGLSYTSFRYDRLKVVTKGADAANGVSIRFQLTNTGRRTGTETAQAYVTLPAAADEPGSRLVGWEKVTLKPGQSRWVTISLSRSDLADHHLLQYWDTDDEGWTTAAGRYDVAVGGSSDTSVGTSFTVRTHGHGHWHHR; this is encoded by the coding sequence ATGCTGGACGTATTGAATCGATTTACCGCCCGAGACAACCCCGGAGACAACCCCGGAGACCACCCCCGAGTCCGGCGCGGACGCCGTGCCGCGCTCGTCCCCCTGCTCGCCGTCGGGCTCGTCGTGCCGATGGTCGCGACCACGGCGGAGGCCCACGGGCGGGGACCGCGCGACCCCGCGCCCGTCCCCGCCGAGTGCCCGTGGATGAACACGCGGCTCTCGCCCGAGGACCGGGCCGAGCTGCTGATCGACGCGTCGTCGCAGCACCAGCTCTACCGCTGGCTCGTCGAGCAGCCCGCGAACAACCCCACGCAGACGGTGTTCTCCGGCGTCGAGTACCCGGCGCAGCTCCCGTGCACGCCCAAGGTGACGTACGCCGACGGGCCCGAGGGGGTCCGCGCCGGGCAGGGGCTGACGGCGTTCGGCTCGAACATCATGCTCGCGGCCACGTGGGACCACGACCTCGCCGAGGACAAGGGCCAGGCGATGGGCGACGAGGCGTTCGACAAGCAGCGCAACGGGCTGCTCGCTCCGGGCATCGCCTCGGGCCGGACGCCGCTGTCCGGCCGCACGCCGGAGTACCTGGGTGAGGACTCGCTCCTGTCCGGCCTGCTGGCCGCCCGGGTGGTCGACGGCATCCAGGACGACCGGGACGGCAAGTCGGTCATGGCCGAGCTCAAGCACTTCGTCGCCAACGAGCAGGAGCTGGACCGGCAGACCAGCTCGTCGAACCTGGACGAGCGCACCCTGCGCGAGGTCTACGCGCTGCCGTACGAGATCGCGCTGTCCGAGTCCGACCCCGCCAACATCATGTGCGCGTTCAACCAGATCAACGGGCAGTACGCGTGCGAGAACGACCACGTGCTCAACGACATCCTCAAGGACGCGTGGGACTACGGCGGCTACGTCGTGTCCGACTTCGGCGCGGTGCACTCGACCGCGGACGCGCTCAACAACGGCCTGGACCAGGAGCTCAACCGCCCGCGGTTCTTCACGCCGGCGCTGCTGGACCAGGCGCTCGCGGCCGGCGACATCACGCAGGCCCGGATCGAGGACGCCGCGAAGCGCGTGCTGACCGCGTACATCGACAAGGGCCTCTTCGACCACCCGATGCCGGACGTCGCGGTCGAGGACGCGTCCACCGCAGCGCACAAGGCGACCGCGCTCCAGATCGCGCAGGAGGGCGCGGTGCTCCTGAAGAACGACCGCTCCGCGCTGCCGCTGCAGGTGCGCCGCGGCCAGACGATCGCGCTCATCGGCCCCACGGCCTCGGCGACGCCGAACGCCGCGGGGGTCAGCGCGCGCAGCGTCTGCACCATGTCCTTCCGCGGCAACCCCACGCAGCCGTGCGAGGACCTGGTCACGCCCGAGGCCGGGCTCGCCGAGCGCGCCGCCCGGGCCGGCGCGACCGTCGTGGTGGACGACGGGTCCGACCCGGCCGCCGCGGCGGCGCTCGCCGCGTCCGCCGACGTCGCGGTGGTGCTCGGCTACCAGCTGGCCGGCGAGTTCGCCGACCTGACGGACCTGCACCTGCACGGGGGCGGCGACGCACTCGTGGACGCGGTCGCGTCCGCGAACAGCAACACGGTGGTGGTGCTGCAGACCGGCTCCGCGGTCGAGATGCCGTGGCTGTCGAAGGTCCGGGCCGTGGTCGAGGCCTGGTACACCGGTGAGCAGATGGGCCCGGCGATCGCGTCGGTGCTCTTCGGCGACGTCAACCCCTCGGGCAAGCTCCCGATGACGTTCCCGAGGTCGCTGGCGGACACCCCGACCGCGGGGTCGACGGCGCAGTACCCCGGCATCTTCTCGGACGGCTCGACGACGCGTCCGGCCGGTACCAACGAGATCCGTCAGGTCGACTACGCCGAGGGCCTCGAGGTCGGGTACCGCTGGTACCAGCAGAACGACATCGACCCGCTGTTCGAGTTCGGGCACGGCCTGAGCTACACCAGCTTCCGGTACGACCGGCTCAAGGTCGTGACCAAGGGCGCGGACGCGGCCAACGGCGTGAGCATCCGCTTCCAGCTCACCAACACCGGTCGCCGGACCGGCACCGAGACCGCGCAGGCCTACGTCACGCTGCCGGCCGCGGCCGACGAGCCGGGCTCGCGCCTCGTCGGGTGGGAGAAGGTCACGCTCAAGCCGGGGCAGTCCCGGTGGGTGACCATCTCGCTGTCTCGCTCCGACCTCGCCGACCACCACCTCCTGCAGTACTGGGACACGGACGACGAGGGGTGGACGACGGCCGCAGGCCGGTACGACGTGGCCGTCGGCGGCTCGTCCGACACGTCGGTCGGCACGTCGTTCACGGTCCGCACCCACGGGCACGGGCACTGGCACCACCGCTGA
- a CDS encoding bifunctional aldolase/short-chain dehydrogenase, with protein MSNPVVESLVARSNRLGADPRTTNYAGGNTSAKGVETDPVTGQDVDLLWVKGSGGDLGTLTEKNLAVLRLDRLRSLVGVYPGVDREDEMVAAFDYCLHGRGGAAPSIDTAMHALVDAAHVDHLHPDAGIALATAADGERLTREVFGDTVVWVPWRRPGFQLGLDIAAIKAANPQAIGCVLGGHGITAWGDTSDEAEQRSLHIIRTAEAFIEDATARLGRHPFGAVRPGFEALPDDERRARAAALAPVVRGLTSSDKPQVGHFTDDDVVLDLLARDQLDRLAALGTSCPDHFLRTKVKPLVVDLPATAPLEEVVARLSELHTAYRADYQAYYDRHATADSPAIRGADPAIVLVPGVGMFSFGKDKQTARVAGEFYVNAINVMRGAEAISTYAPIEESEKFRIEYWALEEAKLARMPRPKPLATRVALVTGAGSGIGRAIAERLAAEGACVVVADVNLEGAQQVADELGGPDVAVAVQADVTDEAAVAGLVEAACLAFGGVDLVVNNAGLSISKPLLETTAKDWDLQHDVMARGSFLVAREAARAMVAQQMGGDIVYIASKNSLFAGPNNIAYSATKADQAHQVRLLAAELGAHGIRVNGVNPDGVVRGSGIFAGGWGAQRAATYGVPESELGAYYAQRTLLKKEVLPEHVAAAVYALTGPDLVQTTGLHVPVDSGVAAAFLR; from the coding sequence ATGTCGAACCCTGTGGTCGAGTCCCTGGTCGCCCGGTCCAACCGGCTGGGTGCCGACCCCCGCACGACGAACTACGCGGGCGGCAACACCTCCGCCAAGGGCGTCGAGACCGACCCGGTCACCGGGCAGGACGTGGACCTCCTGTGGGTCAAGGGGTCCGGCGGCGACCTCGGCACGCTCACGGAGAAGAACCTCGCGGTGCTGCGGCTGGACCGCCTGCGCTCCCTCGTCGGCGTGTACCCCGGCGTGGACCGCGAGGACGAGATGGTCGCGGCCTTCGACTACTGCCTGCACGGCCGCGGCGGCGCGGCGCCCTCCATCGACACCGCGATGCACGCGCTCGTCGACGCCGCGCACGTCGACCACCTGCACCCCGACGCGGGCATCGCGCTCGCGACCGCGGCGGACGGCGAGCGCCTCACGCGGGAGGTCTTCGGCGACACCGTGGTCTGGGTGCCGTGGCGGCGGCCGGGCTTCCAGCTCGGCCTCGACATCGCGGCGATCAAGGCCGCGAACCCGCAGGCGATCGGCTGCGTCCTCGGCGGGCACGGCATCACGGCGTGGGGGGACACGTCCGACGAGGCCGAGCAGCGCTCGTTGCACATCATCCGCACCGCCGAGGCGTTCATCGAGGACGCCACCGCGCGCCTCGGCCGGCACCCGTTCGGCGCCGTGCGGCCGGGCTTCGAGGCGCTTCCCGACGACGAGCGCCGGGCCCGGGCGGCCGCGCTCGCGCCCGTGGTCCGCGGGCTGACCTCGTCGGACAAGCCGCAGGTCGGCCACTTCACGGACGACGACGTGGTGCTCGACCTCCTCGCGCGGGACCAGCTCGACAGGCTCGCCGCGCTCGGCACCTCCTGCCCCGACCACTTCCTGCGCACCAAGGTGAAGCCGCTCGTCGTCGACCTGCCGGCGACCGCGCCGCTCGAGGAGGTCGTCGCCCGCCTGAGCGAGCTGCACACCGCCTACCGGGCCGACTACCAGGCGTACTACGACCGGCACGCCACCGCCGACAGCCCCGCGATCCGCGGCGCCGACCCGGCGATCGTCCTGGTGCCGGGCGTCGGGATGTTCTCCTTCGGCAAGGACAAGCAGACCGCGCGGGTGGCCGGCGAGTTCTACGTCAACGCGATCAACGTGATGCGCGGCGCGGAGGCGATCAGCACCTACGCACCGATCGAGGAGTCGGAGAAGTTCCGCATCGAGTACTGGGCGCTCGAGGAGGCCAAGCTCGCGCGCATGCCGAGGCCGAAGCCCCTGGCCACGCGGGTCGCGCTGGTCACCGGCGCGGGGTCCGGCATCGGGCGCGCCATCGCCGAGCGGCTCGCGGCCGAGGGCGCGTGCGTCGTCGTCGCGGACGTGAACCTCGAGGGCGCGCAGCAGGTGGCCGACGAGCTGGGCGGCCCGGACGTGGCGGTCGCGGTGCAGGCGGACGTGACCGACGAGGCCGCGGTCGCCGGGCTGGTCGAGGCCGCGTGCCTGGCGTTCGGCGGCGTCGACCTCGTCGTGAACAACGCCGGGCTGTCGATCTCCAAGCCTCTGCTCGAGACCACCGCGAAGGACTGGGACCTGCAGCACGACGTCATGGCGCGCGGCTCCTTCCTGGTCGCGCGCGAGGCCGCGCGAGCCATGGTCGCGCAGCAGATGGGCGGCGACATCGTCTACATCGCCTCGAAGAACTCGCTGTTCGCGGGGCCCAACAACATCGCCTACTCCGCGACCAAGGCGGACCAGGCGCACCAGGTGCGGCTGCTCGCCGCCGAGCTGGGCGCGCACGGGATCCGGGTCAACGGCGTCAACCCCGACGGCGTGGTCCGCGGGTCCGGCATCTTCGCCGGCGGGTGGGGCGCACAGCGCGCGGCGACCTACGGCGTCCCGGAGAGCGAGCTCGGCGCCTACTACGCGCAGCGCACGCTGCTGAAGAAGGAGGTCCTGCCCGAGCACGTCGCCGCCGCGGTGTACGCGCTCACCGGCCCGGACCTGGTGCAGACCACCGGCCTGCACGTGCCCGTCGACTCCGGCGTCGCCGCCGCGTTCCTGCGCTGA
- a CDS encoding alpha-hydroxy acid oxidase — translation MVTRQIPKWSELQPLLRPKPIRLDPTERRLADALTVADLRQVAKRRTPRSVFDYTDGAAEAEISLRRARSLFRQLEFQPSILHDVSAVDTTTSMLGKPAAVPFSFAPTGFTRMMHHEGERAVARVAERRGIPYALSTMGTTSIEDVAAAAPGARKWFQLYVWKDRSAGEDLMARAKAAGYEALQLTVDVPVAGARLRDTRNGFSIPPALSVKTVLDAATHPAWWMNLLTTEPLVFASLQSWDGTVAELLDKLFDATMTIADLEWLRASWDGPLVIKGIQTVDDARRVTDAGADAIVLSNHGGRQLDRAPVPLRLLPDVVEAVGGRTEVWVDTGIMSGADVVAALALGADATMVGRAYLYGLMAGGERGVDRAAEILTREVRRTMALLGVRSVDELGPQHVRLP, via the coding sequence GTGGTCACCCGACAGATCCCGAAGTGGTCCGAGCTGCAGCCCCTGCTGCGGCCGAAGCCGATCCGGCTCGACCCGACCGAGCGCCGCCTCGCGGACGCGCTCACCGTCGCGGACCTGCGCCAGGTCGCGAAGCGCCGCACGCCGCGCTCGGTCTTCGACTACACCGACGGGGCCGCGGAGGCGGAGATCAGCCTGCGCCGCGCACGCTCGCTCTTCCGGCAGCTCGAGTTCCAGCCGTCGATCCTGCACGACGTCTCGGCCGTGGACACCACGACGAGCATGCTCGGCAAGCCCGCCGCCGTGCCGTTCTCGTTCGCGCCCACGGGCTTCACGCGGATGATGCACCACGAGGGCGAGCGCGCGGTCGCGCGGGTCGCCGAGCGCCGCGGGATCCCGTACGCGCTGTCGACGATGGGCACCACCTCGATCGAGGACGTCGCCGCGGCGGCGCCGGGCGCGCGCAAGTGGTTCCAGCTCTACGTGTGGAAGGACCGCTCGGCGGGCGAGGACCTCATGGCCCGCGCGAAGGCGGCCGGGTACGAGGCGCTGCAGCTCACGGTCGACGTGCCGGTCGCGGGAGCCCGCCTGCGGGACACGCGGAACGGCTTCTCGATCCCGCCCGCGCTCTCGGTCAAGACCGTGCTCGACGCGGCCACGCACCCCGCCTGGTGGATGAACCTCCTGACCACCGAGCCGTTGGTGTTCGCGTCGCTGCAGTCCTGGGACGGCACCGTCGCCGAGCTGCTGGACAAGCTCTTCGACGCCACGATGACGATCGCCGACCTCGAGTGGCTGCGCGCGTCCTGGGACGGCCCGCTGGTCATCAAGGGCATCCAGACGGTCGACGACGCGCGCCGCGTCACCGACGCCGGGGCGGACGCGATCGTGCTGTCCAACCACGGCGGCCGGCAGCTCGACCGGGCGCCGGTGCCCCTGCGGCTCCTGCCCGACGTGGTCGAGGCGGTCGGCGGGCGGACCGAGGTGTGGGTCGACACGGGGATCATGTCCGGCGCGGACGTGGTCGCGGCGCTCGCGCTCGGCGCGGACGCGACGATGGTCGGCCGGGCCTACCTGTACGGGCTGATGGCCGGGGGCGAGCGCGGCGTCGACCGCGCCGCGGAGATCCTGACGCGCGAGGTGCGGCGCACCATGGCGCTGCTCGGGGTCCGCAGCGTCGACGAGCTCGGCCCCCAGCACGTGCGCCTGCCCTGA
- a CDS encoding LacI family DNA-binding transcriptional regulator, which produces MTPPPHRRPSVTDVARVAGVSVGTVSNVLNRPDAVAPATRERVQAAIAELGFVRNGPARQLRRGAITTVGALLLDIRNPFFTDVARGIEDRLTVDDHTLMLASSDDDPAREAKYLHLFEEHGVLGLLVVPTSRSLEHLVEMQRRGVAVVLLDAPSTIAGMSSVSVDDEAGGELAAAHLLAQGHRRIVFLNGPHAIRQCEARRAGVDRAVRAAGLDPADVVEEVPLASLDAAGGDQALGGWVDAHDGATPDAVFCVNDLVAVGVQRHLRRRGGTDLLRRTAIVGYDDIEIAGELAVPLTSVRQPTHEMGYEATELLLRQAAGQPARHTVFQPELVVRASSTS; this is translated from the coding sequence GTGACCCCGCCCCCGCACCGCCGGCCCTCGGTGACCGACGTCGCGCGCGTCGCCGGGGTCTCGGTCGGGACGGTGTCCAACGTGCTGAACCGGCCGGACGCCGTCGCCCCGGCGACCCGTGAGCGGGTGCAGGCGGCGATCGCGGAGCTCGGGTTCGTGCGCAACGGCCCGGCCCGCCAGCTGCGCCGGGGGGCGATCACGACCGTGGGCGCGCTGCTGCTGGACATCCGCAACCCGTTCTTCACCGACGTCGCGCGCGGGATCGAGGACCGCCTGACGGTCGACGACCACACGCTCATGCTCGCGAGCTCGGACGACGACCCCGCGCGCGAGGCCAAGTACCTGCACCTGTTCGAGGAGCACGGGGTGCTGGGCCTGCTCGTCGTGCCCACGAGCCGCAGCCTCGAGCACCTGGTGGAGATGCAGCGGCGCGGGGTCGCGGTGGTGCTGCTGGACGCGCCCTCGACGATCGCCGGCATGTCCTCGGTCTCCGTGGACGACGAGGCGGGCGGCGAGCTCGCGGCCGCCCACCTGCTGGCGCAGGGTCACCGCCGGATCGTGTTCCTCAACGGGCCGCACGCGATCCGGCAGTGCGAGGCCCGACGAGCGGGCGTGGACCGCGCCGTGCGCGCCGCCGGTCTGGACCCGGCCGACGTGGTCGAGGAGGTCCCGCTCGCCTCGCTGGACGCAGCGGGTGGCGACCAGGCGCTCGGGGGGTGGGTCGACGCGCACGACGGCGCGACACCGGACGCCGTGTTCTGCGTCAACGACCTCGTCGCGGTGGGGGTGCAGCGGCACCTGCGCCGCCGCGGCGGGACCGACCTGCTGCGGCGCACCGCGATCGTCGGGTACGACGACATCGAGATCGCGGGCGAGCTCGCGGTCCCGCTGACGTCCGTGCGGCAGCCGACGCACGAGATGGGCTACGAGGCGACCGAGCTGCTGCTCCGGCAGGCCGCGGGCCAGCCGGCGCGCCACACGGTGTTCCAGCCCGAGCTCGTCGTGCGCGCGTCCAGCACCTCCTGA